DNA sequence from the Bacillus pumilus genome:
GGTTGATATTGATAAAATTAAGTCTGAAGTACCATCTTTGATGACACCAATTGTATTTACCAACTTAAGTGAAGGACAATTTATTGACCTTCAAGAAGCCGGTGAAATCAAAGCTGGTCAAGAAAACATCATGAAAATTTCAAAATAATTTTCATAACTGCCGTTCTTGTTAGATGACAAGCTCGGCAGTATGATATAATATTGTGGATGTATTAATTGTATAAAAAGGAGATTGATAAAAATGGCTCAACAAACATTCAAAGTAACTGCAGATTCTGGAATTCACGCACGTCCTGCAACAGTACTTGTACAAACTGCTAGTAAATATGATGCTGATATCAACTTAGAATATAATGGTAAAACAGTGAACCTGAAATCTATTATGGGTGTAATGTCTCTAGGAATTGCGAAAGGTGCTACAATCACAATCTCTGCTTCTGGTTCTGATGAAAATGATGCACTTGCTGCGCTTAAAGACACAATGAAAAGTGAAGGCCTAGGCGAGTAATGCAACAACTGAAAGGAATCGGTGCTTCAGCAGGCGTTGCGATTGCAAAAGCATATCGTCTGGAAGAACCAGATTTAACAGTTCACCAAAAAGACATCAACGATCCAGAGACAGAAGTGAAGCGTTTTGAAGAAGCAATTCATGTTTCTAAACAAGAACTTGAAGCAATTAAAGAACATGCGCTAAAAGAGCTTGGCCAAGACAAAGCAGATATCTTTTCTGCACACCTTCTTGTGTTAAGTGATCCAGAGCTGCTAAACCCAGTAAAGGATAAAATCAACTCTGATAAAGTAAATGCTGAATTTGCTTTAAAAGAAACAGCGACAATGTTTGTTACGATGTTCGAAGCAATGGACAATGAATACATGAAGGAACGTGCAGCGGATATTCGCGACGTAACAAAACGTGTAATTGGACATTTGCTAGGCGTTGACATTCCGAATCCAAGCATGATTTCTGAAGAAGTGGTCATCATTGCTGAAGATTTAACTCCTTCTGATACTGCTCAACTAAACAGACAATTCGTCAAAGGGTTTGCGACAGATATCGGCGGTCGTACTTCTCACTCAGCGATTATGGCAAGATCAATGGAGATTCCAGCTGTTGTTGGAACAAAAGAAGCAACAAAAACGGTGAAAAATGGTGATCTGATCATTGTTGATGGTATTAGCGGAGACGTCATCATTCAGCCTTCTGAAGATGAAGTGAAAGCGTATCAAAAAAAGCATGAAGACTATTTAGCTAAAAAAGTGGAATGGGCGAAACTGGTTGACCAGCCAACGGTCACAAAAGACGGCGTTCACGTAGAGCTAGCTGCAAATATCGGAACACCTGAAGATGTAAAAGGTGTGCTTGAAAATGGCGGCGAAGCAGTCGGATTGTACCGTACAGAATTTTTATACATGGGCAGAGATCAGCTTCCTACAGAAGAAGAGCAGTTCGATGCGTATAAAACTGTTTTAGAGAAAATGGAAGGCAAAGCAGTGGTTGTCCGCACACTAGATATTGGTGGCGATAAAGAACTCCCTTACTTGCAGCTTCCAAAAGAAATGAACCCGTTTCTTGGCTTTAGAGCGATCCGCCTTTGCCTCGAAGAACAGGAGATTTTCAGAACACAACTACGCGCCTTACTTCGTGCA
Encoded proteins:
- the ptsP gene encoding phosphoenolpyruvate--protein phosphotransferase, coding for MQQLKGIGASAGVAIAKAYRLEEPDLTVHQKDINDPETEVKRFEEAIHVSKQELEAIKEHALKELGQDKADIFSAHLLVLSDPELLNPVKDKINSDKVNAEFALKETATMFVTMFEAMDNEYMKERAADIRDVTKRVIGHLLGVDIPNPSMISEEVVIIAEDLTPSDTAQLNRQFVKGFATDIGGRTSHSAIMARSMEIPAVVGTKEATKTVKNGDLIIVDGISGDVIIQPSEDEVKAYQKKHEDYLAKKVEWAKLVDQPTVTKDGVHVELAANIGTPEDVKGVLENGGEAVGLYRTEFLYMGRDQLPTEEEQFDAYKTVLEKMEGKAVVVRTLDIGGDKELPYLQLPKEMNPFLGFRAIRLCLEEQEIFRTQLRALLRASTYGNLKIMFPMIATLSEFREAKAILLEEKEALVAAGTDVSDSIEIGIMVEIPSTAVIADQFAKEVDFFSIGTNDLIQYTMAADRMNERVSYLYQPYNPAILRLITLVIEAAHKEGKWVGMCGEMAGDEIAIPLLLGLGLDEFSMSATSILPARTQLSKLSKEEAASFKEHILSLSTTEEVVDFVKKTFQHN
- a CDS encoding phosphocarrier protein HPr translates to MAQQTFKVTADSGIHARPATVLVQTASKYDADINLEYNGKTVNLKSIMGVMSLGIAKGATITISASGSDENDALAALKDTMKSEGLGE